AGCTCCGGGCGCACCTGGCGCGGATTGACGACGATGCCGAAACCAACGCCGCCCACGCCGCCGGCGGCCAAACGCGGCAGGTCGGCGTGCCAGCCGAACGGCGACGCCGGCAGCCGGTTTTCGTGCCGCCGGCCCATGTCGTACCCGAGCAGCCGCACCCACAGAAACGAATCGACGTGGAGATCGATGACCAGCGCGCCGAGGTGCAGCGCCAAGGCATCGGGCGTCACCCGCGGCGCGGGCTGCTGGCGGCAGCCGAGCGTGAGTGCGCCGCCCGCCGCCGCGCTGGCTCGGATGAAGTCGCGCCGTGAGAGCGCCGTCATGCCTCGCCCCCAGCGCTACGCGCCCAGCTCGGCGAGCAGACGGACCGCGTCCACCTGCATCGTGCCGCAGACCATCGTCGTTACGCTCGAGGCGCGCCACGCCGCCAGCCGGTCGCGAATGCGCTCCTTGGGCCCGACCAGCGAGATCTCATCAGCAAGTTGATCGGGAACCGCGGCGGCCGCTTCATCCTTCTTGCCCTCGAGGTAGAGATCCTGAATGGTCTTGGCCGCCTCTTCGAAACCATAGCGGCAGGCCAGTTCGTTGTAGAAGTTCTTGCCGCGCGCGCCCATGCCGCCGATGTAAAGGGCCAGCACCGGCTTGATAAAGTTCAAGCAGCCGGCAACATCATCGCCGAGGATTACCACCGGGCCGGCAGCGATGTCGAAGTTGTGTAGCCCCTTGCCGTTGCCGGCCTTGTTGAAGCCGCGGTGCAGGGCGTCGCGATACACCTGCTCGGCGCGGTAAGGGGAGTAAAAGATCGGCAGCCAACCGTCGGCGATCTCGGCCGCCTGCTCGACGCTCTTCAACCCGGTAGCCGCGACGTAGATCGGAATCGGCCGGCCGTGCACGATGCTCTTGAGCGGCTTGCCCAAGCCGGTAGCCCCGGCGCCGCGGTAAGGAATCTGGTAGTGCTCGCCCTGATGTTCCAGCGGCTTCGCCCGCGCCCATATCGCTCGCACGATCTCGATGTACTCGCGCGTGCGCTTGAGCGGTTTGCCGTAAGGCACGCCGTGCCAGCCCTCGACCACCTGCGGGCCGGAGACGCCGAGGCCCAACAAGAAGCGCCCGTTGGAAAGCTGATCGAGGGTGGTGGCCGTCATCGCCGTCATGGCCGGCGAGCGGGCCGGCATCTGCATAATGCCGGTGCCGACGCTGATGCGCGCGGTCTGCGCCAGGATCCAGCTCGCCGGCGTGATCGCATCGGAGCCGTAGGCTTCCGCCGTCCAGACCGAATGAAAGCCGAGCCGATCGGCTTCCTTAATCAGCTCCATGTTGAGCGCCACCCGCGCCCCGGAATAGCCCGCGTTGAGCCCGAATCGCATCTCCCGCCCTCCTTGGCGCCCCATCTATGACCGCTTGCCGCGCTTGGTCAACCGGGGGGCTAAGTCGTTATCGCAGTGGGGGTGAGGGGTTTATCATTCCGGCGCCATGAAGCCGCACCAGAAATCCCCGCTGCGCCTCGATCATCAGTTCGGCGGCCTTGGCCACGGAATAGAAGCGGCAGACGTCGTTCTCCCAGTCCGGATGGCGGCAGCGGCCCTGCTCGCCGCCTTGATACGCTTGAGCGCTCGGCGTAGGCTGGCGCCATCACTAGCGCGACTCATTCGACAGCTCGCAGGCGCGAGCGAGGAGAGTTATGGCAATGACGCAATTGGAGGCAGCCCGCAACGGCATAATCACCGCCGAAATGCGCCGGGTGGCGCAGCGGGAGCAAGTAACGCCGGAATTCATCCGCGCGGAAGTGGCCCGCGGCCGTCTGGTGATCCCGGCCAACAAGCACCACCTTGCCGGCAGCAGCGGGCAGACGCCCGCGCCGGCCAACGGTAACGGCCAAGGCCACGCTGAGTACGAGTATACCGATGCCGATGCCGGCCATCCCGGCGCAGCTGCCGGTGCGCGCTACTGGGTCAACCAGACCGTGGCGCAACGTTCGGCGGTGATCGAGGATCCGAGCATCCTTCCCGGCGAGCGCGCCTGCAAGCGGCTCGACCCCACCGGTATCGGCCGCCTGATCACCACCAAGGTCAACGCCAACATCGGCGCCTCGCCGGTCACCAGCGGCACGCACGAGGAAGTCGAGAAACTCCACTGGGCGCAGAAGTATGGCGCCGACACGGCGATGGACCTTTCCACCGGCGGCAACCTCAACGACTGCCGCCAAGCCATCATCGACAACAGCACCATCCCGATCGGTACCGTGCCGATCTACAGCATGATCATCGGCCGGCGCATCGAGGACCTCACCTACGACGTCATCCTCAAAGAGATCGAACGCCAGGCCCGCCAAGGCGTGGATTACTTCACCATTCACGCCGGCGTGCTCAAGGAGCACCTGCCGCTGATCAAGCACCGCACCACCGGCATCGTCTCGCGCGGCGGCTCGCTCCTGGCCAAGTGGATGATCACCCACAACAAGCAAAACCCGATGTACGAGCTGTTCGACGAGATCAGCGCGATCATGCGCCAGTACGACGTCACCTACTCGCTCGGCGACGGCTTGCGGCCGGGCTGCCTGGCCGATGCCTCCGATCCCGCGCAGTTGGCCGAGCTCTACACCCTCGGCGAGTTGACCCAGCGCGCCCGGGCGGCGGGCGTGCAAGCAATGGTGGAAGGCCCCGGCCACGTGCCGCTCGATCAGATCGCCTTCAACATGCAGCTGCAGCAGCGGGTGTGCGACGACGCCCCGTTCTATGTACTGGGGCCGCTGGTGACCGACGTGTTCCCCGGCTACGACCACATCACCAGCGCCATCGGCGCCACCGAAGCCGCCCGCGCCGGCGCCGCCATGCTCTGCTACGTAACGCCCAAAGAGCACGTCGGCCTGCCCAAAGCGCAGGACGTCAAGGCCGGCTGCATTGCCTACAAGATCGCCGCCCACGCCGGCGACATCGCTCGCGGCATCTCCGGTGCGCGCCAGTGGGATGACGACTTGTCGCGGGCACGCGCCGCGCTCAACTGGCCTAAGCAGTTCGAGCTGGCGTTCGACGGCGAGACCGCGCGTGCACTCCACGACGAAGACCTCGAAATCGACACCGACTTCTGCGCCATGTGCGGCCACGACTGGTGCAGCATGCGGATCTCGAAAGAGATCACCGAGTTCGCCAGCGGCAAGGACCCCGACTTCCAGCCGCAGCGCACCTCGATGCGCAGCCCGGGGGTCACCCGCGAAGGTGAAGAACTCCTGCGCCAGCGCGGCGTGCTGCCGCTGGTCAAGGGCCGGCACGCCTGCCACAGCGAGGTCACACCCGACGCCGAGCGCGCGCGCGCCGTCCAGGAGCAAGCTAGCCGCTAAGCTACCGCGAGGGCGGCTTTCACTGCCAGCTGCGGCCGGCGGCTTTGAGCAGCCCTGCCACGGTTGCAGTCGCCGCGTTCACGGCGGCGTCGCCCGCCAGTTCCTCGACCGCCAGCGGCAGCCGCCAGTTCCAGTTCTGATGACTCGGCGTGGCCGGAACGTTGATGCGGTCGCGCCAGCCGAGCAGGTCCTGTAGCGGCACAATCACGAAAGCCGAGCCCGCCTGGTACAAGCGCTCGAGCAAAGCGGCGTGCGGCAGCGGCATCGCTGCCGCCGCCTCGCGCTCCGGCTCACTGCCCAGCAACGCCAGCACTTGCGCGCGCTCGTCCGCGGCTAGTCCGGCCCACCACTCCACCAGCGTGTCGGTGTCGTGCGTGCCGGTAGTGGCCACCGACAGCGGATCGTACTGCCGCGGATCACGGTACTGGTGCGGGTCACGTTCCCAGCGAAACACCTTGTAGCCGGGAATACCGAGCTGGTGGAGGACGGCGCGCACCCAAGCCGGCACCGAGCCGAGATCCTCCGCCACCGGCAGGGCCGCACTGCTGTCTTCGAGCACCGCGCGCAAGAAGGCCTCGCCTTGCTCCCGCTGCGCGCTTTCGTCGGCGGGTACGAAGCCGCGGCGCCGGCCATCGTTGGCGATGGCATAGGTGCGAAAGAAGCCGATGATGTGGTCGATGCGAAAAAGGTCGTAGAGTGCGCTTGCCTGACGCACGCGCAAGCGCCACCAGGCGAAGTCGGTTGCGCGTACGCGCGGCCAGCGATACATCGGCAGCCCCCAGCTCTGGCCGCTGGCGCTGAAGTCGTCGGGCGGAGCACCGACACTGTAGTCAGGGTCGAACTCGTCCTGCCGTGCCCACACATCGGCGCTGTCACGGCTGATCACAAACGGCAGATCACCCTTGAGCCAGACGCCGCATTGCCTGGCGGCGCGGCGCACCGCGCCCCATTGCTCGGCTGCCCGCCACTGGACAAAGCGCAAGAACTCCAGCCGCGGCTGCAGCGCCGCGGCGGCCGCTGTCAGCGCCGCCGGCTGGCGCTGGCGCAACTCAGCCGGCCAGTGCTCCCATGACTCCGCCCCTTGCCGCTCTCTGAGCGCGCGGTAGAGCACGTAATCATCGAGCCAATGGCGCTGCGCCGCGCTGAAGCGCCGAAAGCGCCGCCACTCGGGGCTGCTGCGAGTGCGCCTGAAAGCGACGAACGCCGCCGCCAGCGCCCCCAGCTTGGCGGCGCGAATGGCGTCGCGCGGCAGTACGCCGTCGCGCGGCCCAACCGCCCCCACGGGCGGGGCACCGGCGATCGCGTGGACGCTCAAGTACAGCGGATCGATCGCAAACGCGCTCAGCGCGTTGTACGGGCTGGCTTCGCCCGGGCCGGTCTCGTTGATCGGCAGCAATTGCACCACCCGCTGGCCGAAGCCGGCAGCCCATTGCAGCAACGGCACCAGGTCGAGGATCTCGCCGATGCCGGCATCGCGCCGGCCGCGCAAGGAGAAGAGCGGGATGGCCAGACCCGCGCAGCGGGCTTGAAGCGACGGGCGCGCCATGTTCGCGCGACCCTATGCGGCAGCCACTAGGGCGTCAAGCCGCTGCGTCGCCTTGACAGCCGGGCCGGCCCGTAGCAGAAGCTCGACGGCTGGCGGCGGCCGGTGATCAGATCATTTGGGGGAGCGGTGACAACACTGCTGATACGCAGGAAGACAGTGAGGCACTGGGCGGGCGGGCTCTCCGCGTTGGCGGTCTTGGCCTGGCTGCCGGCCAATCCGTGCGGCGCGGCGATTGAAGAGGTCGAGGCCACCGGCCGCTACCATCTCGGCGACAACGACAGCAAGCTCGATGGCCATCGCCTGGCGCTGATGGAAGCCAAACGCAACGCGCTCGAAAAGGCCGGGACCTACGTCGAGAGCATCAGCGAGGTGAAAGACTTCCAGCTCACCCGTGACGAGGTGCGCACCTACACCGCCGGCATCCTCGAAGTCACCGAGGAGGGCGAGCCGAAGTGGCAGATGGTCGGGTCGAATCTGGAAGTCACCGTCAAGGTCAAGGTCCGCGTCGACAAGGATGACGTCGCCCGCCGCCTCGCGGCTATTCGCGAGAACAAAGAGGCCGCCGCGCAACTCAAGGAGGCCGGCGCCAAGACCAAGGAGAACGAGCGCAAGATCGCCGATCTCAACCGGCAATTGAAGACCGCGAAGAAGGGCAGCCCCAAGGCCAAGCAGGCGCAGGAGTCACGCGCCAAGGCGCTGGCCGACCTGGACGCCTCCGCGCTCAAGGCCCACGCCGCGGTGGCGCGGAGCTACTCCGAAAAGGGGCTAGCGCAAGCGCGCGCCTACCTCGAACGTAACGTCAAGATTCGCGGCTGTGCTCCGGCCCCGTCCGCCGCGGACAACCCCGCCGCTGCCGTCGATCCCGCCTGGTTGTGGCTCGCCGCCCCGGCAGTGGCGCTGATGATCGGCAAGTCGCGCAGCCGCCGCGGCTGAATTTCGCGGCCGTGCCAGGGCCGGCACTCACACGCTGCGAATATCCCACACCCGGGCGGCGTACTCACGAATGGTGCGGTCGCTGGAGAACTTCCCCATGCGGGCGACGTTCAGAATCGCCTTGTGCAGCCAGCGCTCGCGCTCGGTGAACTCCTGCGACACCCGCCGTTGCGCCTCGATGTAGGAAGTGAAATCCGCGATGTGGCAGTATTCGTCGCCGTCGAGCAGCAGCTCGGAAAGCCAGCGGAACAAACCCGGCTCCTTGGGGCAGAAGCGCTCAGAGCTGAACGCGTCCACCACCCGGCGCACGCGGGCGTCGCGCTCGTAGCTGGCGCGCGGCCGGCAGCCGCCGTTTTGGCGCAGGTGCGCGATCTCCTCGGCGGTAAGACCGAAGATGAAGATGTTCTGCTCCCCGAGCTCGTCGCGCATCTCGATGTTGGCGCCGTCAAGCGTACCGATGGTCAGCGCGCCATTGAGGGCGAATTTCATATTACCGGTGCCCGAGGCCTCGGTGCCCGCCATCGAGATCTGCTCACTGAGGTCGGCCGCCGGAATGATGCGTTCGGCCAGAGACACGCGATAGTCCGGCACGAACACCACCGTCATCAGACCGCGCGCCCGCGGATCGTGATTGATGACGCGGGCGACGTTGTTGATCAGTTTGATGATCTGCTTGGCGGCCCAATAGCCGGGTGCCGCCTTGCCGGCGAAGATGTAAGTGCGCGGGACGAGCGGCGCGCGGCCATCTTCGACCAGGCACAAGTACTCGTGCACGATCCCCATCACCGCCAAGAGCTGCCGCTTGTACTGGTGAATGCGCTTGGCGTGCACGTCGAAGAGCGAGTCGGGGTCGACGCAAACGCGGGCGCTGTGCTTGATCAGCTGCGCCAGCCGCTCCTTGTTGGCCTGCTTGATGGCCACGAAGCGCTGCTGAAAGACGGCGTCGGCCGCCACCGCTTC
Above is a genomic segment from Deltaproteobacteria bacterium containing:
- a CDS encoding LLM class F420-dependent oxidoreductase, with amino-acid sequence MRFGLNAGYSGARVALNMELIKEADRLGFHSVWTAEAYGSDAITPASWILAQTARISVGTGIMQMPARSPAMTAMTATTLDQLSNGRFLLGLGVSGPQVVEGWHGVPYGKPLKRTREYIEIVRAIWARAKPLEHQGEHYQIPYRGAGATGLGKPLKSIVHGRPIPIYVAATGLKSVEQAAEIADGWLPIFYSPYRAEQVYRDALHRGFNKAGNGKGLHNFDIAAGPVVILGDDVAGCLNFIKPVLALYIGGMGARGKNFYNELACRYGFEEAAKTIQDLYLEGKKDEAAAAVPDQLADEISLVGPKERIRDRLAAWRASSVTTMVCGTMQVDAVRLLAELGA
- the thiC gene encoding phosphomethylpyrimidine synthase ThiC; amino-acid sequence: MRRVAQREQVTPEFIRAEVARGRLVIPANKHHLAGSSGQTPAPANGNGQGHAEYEYTDADAGHPGAAAGARYWVNQTVAQRSAVIEDPSILPGERACKRLDPTGIGRLITTKVNANIGASPVTSGTHEEVEKLHWAQKYGADTAMDLSTGGNLNDCRQAIIDNSTIPIGTVPIYSMIIGRRIEDLTYDVILKEIERQARQGVDYFTIHAGVLKEHLPLIKHRTTGIVSRGGSLLAKWMITHNKQNPMYELFDEISAIMRQYDVTYSLGDGLRPGCLADASDPAQLAELYTLGELTQRARAAGVQAMVEGPGHVPLDQIAFNMQLQQRVCDDAPFYVLGPLVTDVFPGYDHITSAIGATEAARAGAAMLCYVTPKEHVGLPKAQDVKAGCIAYKIAAHAGDIARGISGARQWDDDLSRARAALNWPKQFELAFDGETARALHDEDLEIDTDFCAMCGHDWCSMRISKEITEFASGKDPDFQPQRTSMRSPGVTREGEELLRQRGVLPLVKGRHACHSEVTPDAERARAVQEQASR
- a CDS encoding 4-alpha-glucanotransferase, with the translated sequence MARPSLQARCAGLAIPLFSLRGRRDAGIGEILDLVPLLQWAAGFGQRVVQLLPINETGPGEASPYNALSAFAIDPLYLSVHAIAGAPPVGAVGPRDGVLPRDAIRAAKLGALAAAFVAFRRTRSSPEWRRFRRFSAAQRHWLDDYVLYRALRERQGAESWEHWPAELRQRQPAALTAAAAALQPRLEFLRFVQWRAAEQWGAVRRAARQCGVWLKGDLPFVISRDSADVWARQDEFDPDYSVGAPPDDFSASGQSWGLPMYRWPRVRATDFAWWRLRVRQASALYDLFRIDHIIGFFRTYAIANDGRRRGFVPADESAQREQGEAFLRAVLEDSSAALPVAEDLGSVPAWVRAVLHQLGIPGYKVFRWERDPHQYRDPRQYDPLSVATTGTHDTDTLVEWWAGLAADERAQVLALLGSEPEREAAAAMPLPHAALLERLYQAGSAFVIVPLQDLLGWRDRINVPATPSHQNWNWRLPLAVEELAGDAAVNAATATVAGLLKAAGRSWQ